The Oryza sativa Japonica Group chromosome 11, ASM3414082v1 DNA window cgccaggccgaggaaactgctcgggaggaggctgcccGAGCCCAccaggccgaggaagctgctcgggaggaggccgcccgagcccaccaggccgaggaagccgctcgggaggaggctggatttcgccaggacgaggcgatggtgacttccgaggcagctcgcgacgaggccgcgggtgCGTCGCTCGGGCCctctccctcgggcgacgctcaggcgacaacttccggGGCAGCTGGCAACGAGGcagcgggcgcgtcgcttgggcccactccctcgggcgacgctcaggctcAACCAGGTCCGGAGGACATCCCTGCGTctggcacgtccatcggcgggccgagccgcgcggcatcttCTCCGAGGCGACTTTTCCCCACGCCTTCTGCTGCCCTactgagcgcagagccccttctgcaagccttggccgccgcaaacaccacggtgttggacgggttaagtgcccaggtggaggccctgcaggcagagcgggcggagctcgacgccgcgtgggcgcgcgtcgaagaggggcgacgctcggtggaggccatggtggaggtgggccgtaaggctcaccgccggcatgtctcggagcttgaaacccGTAAGAAGGTgttggcggagatcgccaaggaagtggaggaggagcggggggctgccctcattgccaccaccgtaatgaacgaggcgcaggacaccctccgccttcaatacgggagctgggaggcggagctagggaagaagctcgacgccgcccagggggtgcttgacgctgccgctgcccgagaacagcgggcggcggagaccgaagcggcgtcccggcggcgcgaagagaccctcgaggcgcgcgccatggcgctggaagagcgcgcctgcgtcgtggagagggatctggcggaccgcgaggccgctgtcaccatccgggaagcgacactggcggcgcacgaggctgcctgcgccgaagaagagctcgcgctccgcctccgcgaggacgcgctcaccgagcgggagcgagctctcgagggggccgaggccgcggcgcaacagctggcggacagcctgtccctccgcgaggcagcgcaggaggagcaggcgcgccgcaatctggaaggtgcccgcgccgagagggccgcactgaaccaacgggcctctgagctcgaggcgcgggcgaaggagctggacgcgagggcgcgcagcggcggggcggccgcgggcgaaagcgacttagccgcccgcctcgcagatgccgaacacaccatcgccggtCTGCAGAGCGCGCTGGACtcatccgccggggaggtcgaagccctccgcttggcaggcgaggtcgggcccggcatgctttgggacgccgtctcccgcctagatcgcgccggtcggcaggtgggcctctggagagggcAGACCGTAAAGTACGCCGACAACCAGGGAGGCCTTGCCCAGCacctctcgaagatggccggggctctccaacggcttcccgaggagctcgagaagacaattaagtcatcctcgagggacctcgcccaagaagcggtggagctcgtcctggcgagttaccaggccagggaccccaacttctctccatggatggcgctggatgagttccctcctgggaccgaggaccgcgcgcgcgcgcaagtccgggatgccgccgattatatcgtcgacagcttcgagggctcggcccctcggcttgcgtttgcccccaactccgacgaggagggcaatgccggtggtgcagacgacagtgacgtcgaggccggcgatccgggcgcatcggaatgagcccccagacccccgccattcttcagttttttcttcttttctttcttctaaggccttcgggcctcttttttgtatagatcaacttaatctgtaatcaaaaatgaagaaatttttgtgttaatttcatcttgctatgtgtatgagatgag harbors:
- the LOC136354241 gene encoding basal body protein 10-like, with the protein product MVTSEAARDEAAGASLGPSPSGDAQATTSGAAGNEAAGASLGPTPSGDAQAQPGPEDIPASGTSIGGPSRAASSPRRLFPTPSAALLSAEPLLQALAAANTTVLDGLSAQVEALQAERAELDAAWARVEEGRRSVEAMVEVGRKAHRRHVSELETRKKVLAEIAKEVEEERGAALIATTVMNEAQDTLRLQYGSWEAELGKKLDAAQGVLDAAAAREQRAAETEAASRRREETLEARAMALEERACVVERDLADREAAVTIREATLAAHEAACAEEELALRLREDALTERERALEGAEAAAQQLADSLSLREAAQEEQARRNLEGARAERAALNQRASELEARAKELDARARSGGAAAGESDLAARLADAEHTIAGLQSALDSSAGEVEALRLAGEVGPGMLWDAVSRLDRAGRQVGLWRGQTVKYADNQGGLAQHLSKMAGALQRLPEELEKTIKSSSRDLAQEAVELVLASYQARDPNFSPWMALDEFPPGTEDRARAQVRDAADYIVDSFEGSAPRLAFAPNSDEEGNAGGADDSDVEAGDPGASE